A region of the Candidatus Limnocylindria bacterium genome:
CGCGTATGTGCGCGACCGGCAGGTCGAGCACGCCAGCGTCAGGATCGGTCGGTTGTCTTTGGCCATGTCCTTATTACTCCAGGATCTTCGTCACCACGCCGGCGCCGACGGTCTTGCCGCCTTCGCGGATGGCGAAGCGCAGACCCTCTTCGAGAGCGATCGGGGTGATGAGCGTGACGGTGAGACTCACGTTGTCGCCGGGCATG
Encoded here:
- the tuf gene encoding elongation factor Tu (EF-Tu; promotes GTP-dependent binding of aminoacyl-tRNA to the A-site of ribosomes during protein biosynthesis; when the tRNA anticodon matches the mRNA codon, GTP hydrolysis results; the inactive EF-Tu-GDP leaves the ribosome and release of GDP is promoted by elongation factor Ts; many prokaryotes have two copies of the gene encoding EF-Tu), which translates into the protein VLSKEEGGRHTPFFNGYRPQFYIRTTDVTGSAELPAGTEMVMPGDNVSLTVTLITPIALEEGLRFAIREGGKTVGAGVVTKILE